A window of Zingiber officinale cultivar Zhangliang chromosome 5A, Zo_v1.1, whole genome shotgun sequence contains these coding sequences:
- the LOC121980730 gene encoding monothiol glutaredoxin-S12, chloroplastic-like, with the protein MASSSSFHFVSAPQSLASHPSPSSRFPKPISFAFSSSRSPLSASISLIYCPSYARSAFALPDGRRGGPLRFPFVCAALGKLSEAELVVVPKGPGELDGKFPSGAGVYGIYDTDGELQFVGISRNVASSIASHSKFVPDLCHSVKIGLIDESEPDRNVLTSAWKSWLEEHIAASGKVPPGNQSGNNTWVRRPQKKPDLRLTPGRNVQLTVPLEQLIDLLVKEKKVVAFIKGSRSAPLCGFSQKVIGILESHGIDFESVDVLDEEYNNGLRETLKSYSNWPTFPQVFVNGELVGGCDIISSMAEKGELAALLQK; encoded by the exons ATGGCGTCTTCTTCCTCTTTCCACTTTGTCTCCGCGCCTCAATCCCTAGCATCCCATCCTTCTCCCTCTTCCCGATTTCCCAAACCCATATCTTTCGCGTTCTCTTCTTCTCGCTCTCCCCTTTCCGCTTCAATTTCTTTGATTTATTGTCCGTCGTACGCGAGATCTGCTTTCGCCCTTCCGGATGGCAGGAGAGGAGGTCCCCTTCGCTTTCCTTTCGTTTGCGCCGCGCTCGGGAAGCTCTCGGAGGCGGAGCTCGTCGTAGTGCCCAAAGGACCTGGAGAATTGGACGGCAAATTCCCATCTGGCGCTGGCGTGTACGGGATCTACGATACGGATGGGGAGCTACAGTTTGTAGGTATTTCCCGCAACGTCGCGAGCAGCATCGCCAGCCACTCCAAGTTTGTCCCTGATCTCTGCCATTCGGTCAAG ATAGGTCTAATAGACGAGTCTGAGCCCGACCGAAATGTTTTAACCAGTGCATGGAAATCATGGTTAGAGGAGCATATTGCAGCCTCTGGGAAAGTCCCACCTGGGAACCAATCCGGAAACAACACATGGGTAAGGCGACCACAAAAGAAGCCTGATCTGCGCCTAACACCCGGTCGCAATGTTCAACTGACCGTCCCTCTAGAGCAGCTCATCGACCTGCTTGTGAAGGAGAAAAAGGTGGTCGCATTCATCAAAGGGTCTCGAAGTGCTCCTCTTTGTGGTTTCTCACAGAAGGTGATCGGCATACTGGAGTCTCATGGCATTGATTTCGAATCAGTTGATGTGCTAGACGAGGAGTACAACAATGGGCTGCGGGAAACTCTCAAGAGCTACAGCAACTGGCCAACGTTCCCGCAGGTCTTTGTCAACGGGGAGCTGGTCGGAGGATGCGACATCATCTCTTCCATGGCTGAGAAGGGGGAGCTGGCTGCACTTCTGCAAAAATAG